A region from the Alphaproteobacteria bacterium genome encodes:
- a CDS encoding DUF4347 domain-containing protein: MPSKPKAPKLIMRALEQRFMMDAAGVAVVAETMVETVVQPTAAHDQATDSQHPSGNEDANHDILAHHYVETSHNSMEQSSSETVHLFKDFIPPVTGSGLDQHHEIIIIDSGVEGYEQLVQNARPDQEVFILDSHSDGVSQITSILNSLHDVDSVHIISHGNAGELVLGSTVLSNENLAEFQQMISSWSGALTEDADILIYGCDVAQGETGHQLVDKLADLTGADIAASENITGAHRLGGDWVLEQHTGTIEAHLAYDYSVLEAFDTTLVYDPVTVAGANSALHLDATDLNADGNYTNNPTNGSNVSNWVDRSSMANHFTQTTSSQKPTYSTTAFGGIGGVNFSGSDHMDTASFSLSAASADRTFAFVIQTGNTVAGLQVIYQSSSSSDGYVFCIQNGHLYAYAYESNTNNYSIDLGAISTGTTYALTAVQDSTAGTWSAYLNGELKGSISGITTMPDLSGADSADLGAMQGTGRDPITFATFTGGATTGNTGINYFTGKIGEVFITNGMAFNTAQLDTFHDYLVDKWGASTAALISDIPNQTINEDNSLSNVPFTLRDFDGNESTLTITTSSSNTSLIPNGNITVGGSGINRTLSLTPAANANGTSTITVTVSDGVNTRSDTFVVTVNAVNDAPTLSTIANQTTNEDTALNNVAFTISDVETASTSLVLTATSSDQTLIPNGNITFGGSGANRTINFVPAANASGVATITLNVSDGTTTTTQTFTVTVNAVNDAPTLSTIANQTTNEDTALNNVAFTISDVETASTSLVLTATSSNTALIPNGNITFGGSGANRTINFVPAANASGVYDYPQCQ, encoded by the coding sequence ATGCCATCAAAACCAAAAGCTCCAAAATTGATTATGCGTGCGCTTGAGCAACGATTCATGATGGACGCTGCTGGTGTAGCGGTAGTTGCAGAAACAATGGTGGAAACCGTGGTTCAACCAACCGCTGCACATGATCAAGCAACAGATAGTCAGCACCCTTCAGGAAACGAAGATGCTAACCACGATATATTAGCGCATCACTATGTAGAAACATCGCATAATTCGATGGAACAAAGTTCATCGGAGACGGTTCATTTATTTAAAGATTTTATTCCACCCGTTACAGGAAGTGGACTTGATCAGCACCATGAGATTATCATTATCGATTCGGGGGTGGAGGGATATGAACAACTGGTACAAAATGCCAGGCCCGACCAGGAAGTTTTTATTCTAGATAGTCATAGTGATGGTGTAAGCCAAATCACCTCTATTCTCAATTCGTTGCATGATGTTGATTCAGTGCATATTATTTCGCACGGTAATGCTGGAGAATTGGTATTGGGTAGTACGGTTTTATCCAATGAAAATTTGGCTGAATTCCAACAAATGATCAGTAGTTGGAGTGGGGCATTAACAGAAGATGCAGATATTTTAATCTATGGTTGCGATGTTGCGCAAGGTGAAACAGGGCATCAATTGGTTGATAAGCTGGCCGATTTAACCGGTGCAGACATTGCCGCCTCAGAAAATATTACTGGTGCCCATCGATTGGGAGGAGACTGGGTTCTGGAGCAGCATACGGGTACAATTGAAGCTCATCTAGCTTATGATTATTCCGTTCTGGAAGCATTTGACACGACACTTGTCTATGATCCAGTTACCGTTGCAGGGGCAAATTCAGCCCTGCATTTAGATGCTACCGATCTTAATGCAGATGGGAATTATACAAATAATCCTACGAATGGAAGCAATGTATCAAATTGGGTTGATAGAAGCTCAATGGCAAATCATTTTACGCAAACGACTTCTTCCCAAAAACCGACTTATAGTACAACTGCTTTTGGAGGAATAGGAGGAGTTAACTTTAGTGGCAGTGATCACATGGATACGGCTTCTTTTAGTTTAAGTGCGGCTAGTGCAGATAGAACGTTTGCGTTTGTTATACAAACAGGAAATACCGTTGCTGGGCTCCAGGTTATCTACCAAAGCTCATCCTCTTCGGATGGGTATGTGTTCTGTATTCAAAATGGACATTTATATGCATATGCATATGAATCAAATACTAATAATTATTCCATAGATTTAGGTGCAATTAGTACAGGTACAACATATGCATTGACAGCTGTACAAGATAGCACAGCAGGAACGTGGTCAGCATACCTAAATGGAGAGTTGAAAGGTAGCATATCAGGTATTACAACAATGCCTGATTTATCAGGAGCTGATTCCGCTGATTTAGGTGCTATGCAAGGAACAGGCAGAGATCCGATCACTTTTGCGACCTTTACTGGAGGTGCAACTACAGGAAATACAGGAATAAATTACTTTACGGGAAAAATAGGCGAAGTATTCATAACAAATGGAATGGCATTCAATACTGCTCAGCTAGACACATTTCATGATTATCTCGTTGATAAATGGGGGGCGTCAACAGCAGCATTGATCTCAGACATACCTAATCAGACTATAAATGAGGATAACTCATTATCGAATGTCCCATTTACGCTAAGAGATTTTGATGGAAATGAGTCAACATTAACGATTACGACTTCTTCGTCCAATACATCCTTAATACCTAATGGGAATATTACTGTTGGAGGTAGTGGTATTAATAGGACATTAAGCCTTACTCCCGCCGCTAATGCTAATGGAACCTCAACGATCACCGTTACTGTTAGTGATGGTGTTAATACACGTTCTGATACATTCGTCGTTACGGTCAATGCAGTGAATGATGCGCCGACGTTGAGTACGATCGCGAATCAAACTACCAATGAAGACACTGCATTGAACAACGTTGCCTTCACCATTTCCGATGTTGAGACTGCCTCAACCAGCTTGGTATTAACAGCCACCAGTTCGGATCAAACCTTAATCCCCAACGGAAATATAACGTTTGGCGGCAGTGGCGCTAACCGCACCATCAATTTTGTACCAGCAGCGAATGCAAGTGGCGTAGCCACGATTACCCTCAATGTCAGTGATGGCACGACGACCACCACCCAAACATTCACAGTGACCGTCAATGCAGTCAATGATGCTCCCACGTTGAGTACCATTGCCAATCAAACCACCAATGAAGACACTGCATTGAACAATGTGGCATTTACGATATCGGATGTTGAAACCGCATCCACAAGTTTGGTGCTGACAGCCACCAGTTCTAACACGGCGTTAATTCCCAACGGAAATATAACGTTTGGCGGCAGTGGCGCTAACCGCACCATCAATTTTGTACCAGCAGCGAATGCAAGTGGCGTATACGATTACCCTCAATGTCAGTGA
- a CDS encoding HAMP domain-containing histidine kinase — translation MFQKNQAVNKSDPSPKVGHVSKSLAARMSLLSFLWITLLMSIGGVAITWAFNRSAERSLDNQLLAYVDILISSTMLDANGKVYIHKGDAFFGAIPRYWQVTVNGKPLIKSSHLKNWIKVKSGAGSEITRVNVIDKYGTSITAVEKTIMFPGRQEVVYLFGMQSAIAQAFMDEDKAIFNKALVFILVPVAVLLLILAFIQIRLQSRPLQEIQECLEDIESGKLSRLPDVFPSEIQPLAEHVNTLLDYSEEVVERYRTFASNMSHALKTPLTVISSEAAVSHGKLALTIKEQAQIMLALIDRNLARVKSAGTANILTARTDIASIVERITQGFAKIYDKKAELVIDDRGFFRGDEGDAYEFLGNIIENACKYAKQSVQVRLFSQEDMICFSCEDDGPGIPQEEYETVVKRGTRLDESKPGHGIGLPIARDLVALYNGTMTLEPSSLGGLKVVVSLPKAK, via the coding sequence ATGTTCCAAAAGAACCAGGCGGTGAATAAGTCGGATCCTTCCCCTAAGGTAGGGCATGTAAGCAAATCCCTTGCGGCACGCATGTCGCTGTTGTCTTTTTTGTGGATTACATTGTTGATGAGTATTGGAGGCGTTGCCATCACCTGGGCGTTTAATCGTTCGGCAGAAAGAAGCCTTGATAACCAGTTGCTTGCCTATGTCGATATATTAATTTCTTCAACCATGTTGGATGCCAATGGCAAGGTTTATATTCACAAAGGAGATGCCTTTTTTGGTGCAATTCCGCGCTATTGGCAGGTGACGGTTAATGGCAAGCCGTTGATTAAATCGTCTCATCTTAAAAACTGGATTAAGGTTAAGTCGGGTGCAGGAAGTGAGATTACACGGGTGAATGTGATTGATAAATATGGTACATCGATCACTGCTGTTGAAAAGACGATTATGTTTCCAGGACGGCAGGAAGTGGTGTATTTATTTGGAATGCAATCGGCTATTGCCCAGGCATTTATGGATGAAGATAAGGCTATTTTCAATAAAGCCCTGGTTTTTATTTTAGTGCCAGTTGCGGTGTTGTTATTAATCCTGGCGTTTATCCAAATTCGTCTGCAAAGCAGGCCATTACAGGAAATTCAAGAATGTTTAGAAGATATTGAATCAGGAAAATTATCAAGGCTTCCTGATGTTTTTCCTTCGGAGATTCAGCCTTTGGCTGAGCATGTCAATACGTTGCTTGATTACAGTGAAGAGGTGGTTGAACGCTATCGTACCTTTGCTAGTAACATGTCGCATGCGCTGAAAACACCGCTAACCGTTATTTCCTCCGAAGCTGCAGTGAGTCACGGGAAGTTGGCACTTACCATCAAAGAGCAGGCCCAGATTATGTTGGCTTTGATTGACCGAAATCTGGCGCGGGTCAAGAGTGCAGGTACGGCCAATATCCTAACCGCACGAACCGATATTGCTAGTATTGTTGAAAGGATAACCCAGGGGTTTGCAAAAATTTATGATAAAAAGGCAGAGCTGGTTATTGACGATCGAGGCTTCTTTCGCGGTGATGAAGGAGACGCCTATGAATTCCTAGGCAATATTATCGAAAATGCTTGTAAATATGCCAAACAATCGGTGCAAGTGCGTTTATTTTCGCAGGAGGATATGATTTGTTTTAGTTGTGAAGATGATGGTCCCGGCATTCCACAGGAAGAATATGAAACAGTTGTCAAAAGAGGAACACGTTTGGATGAAAGCAAACCAGGCCATGGCATAGGACTTCCGATTGCACGTGATTTAGTAGCCCTTTATAACGGGACCATGACCCTGGAGCCTTCTAGCCTAGGGGGATTGAAGGTGGTCGTGAGCTTACCAAAGGCAAAATAG
- a CDS encoding spore maturation protein, with protein sequence MGILTGSYQFIFMGHDAILSQLVNALFDAAKSGVEITIGLLGILCLWLGLLNIAKEAGMVDWLARRLTPLFRTLMPEIPEGHPAIGAMALNFAANILGLDNAATPMGLKAMKELQTLNPNKERATNAQIMFLVINASSITLLPVSIFMFRAQQGASDPTSVFIPILLATTASTLTGILSTALMQRISLFNKSFLLFVGTLVGIIGGLIVYLHHLPSAEMVQQSSVIGHLILVVVITTFLVTGWAKKVPVYETFVEGAKEGFQIAITILPFLIAMLAAIAVFRASGALDFLLDGIRYLVELAGLDSDFIPALPTALIKPFSGSGARAMMIETMQHYGANSFPAFVSSVIQGSTETTLYVVALYYGSVGIKQVRHTIGCGLLADLAGVLAGIWVSYWFFA encoded by the coding sequence ATGGGAATCCTTACGGGCTCCTACCAATTTATTTTTATGGGACATGACGCTATTTTAAGCCAGTTGGTCAATGCCCTGTTTGATGCTGCCAAATCTGGGGTTGAGATTACCATCGGCCTGCTTGGCATTTTATGCCTATGGCTTGGGTTATTAAATATTGCCAAAGAAGCCGGTATGGTTGATTGGCTTGCCAGGCGCTTGACTCCTCTTTTTCGTACACTTATGCCAGAAATTCCTGAAGGTCACCCCGCCATCGGTGCCATGGCCCTTAATTTTGCCGCCAATATCTTAGGCCTTGATAATGCTGCCACGCCTATGGGACTTAAAGCCATGAAAGAACTGCAAACATTAAACCCCAACAAAGAGCGCGCAACCAACGCCCAAATTATGTTTCTGGTGATTAATGCTTCCTCTATTACCTTGTTGCCAGTCTCCATTTTTATGTTTCGCGCCCAGCAAGGCGCTTCGGATCCCACCAGCGTTTTCATACCTATATTGTTGGCCACAACAGCTTCCACCTTAACAGGCATTCTCTCCACTGCACTCATGCAACGTATTTCGCTATTTAACAAATCCTTTCTGCTGTTCGTGGGCACTCTTGTGGGTATCATCGGTGGTTTGATTGTTTATCTGCATCACCTGCCATCTGCCGAAATGGTGCAGCAATCCAGTGTTATTGGTCATCTGATTTTGGTCGTGGTAATTACCACATTCCTGGTTACAGGATGGGCCAAAAAGGTTCCTGTCTACGAAACCTTTGTGGAGGGAGCCAAAGAAGGATTTCAGATTGCCATCACCATCCTCCCCTTCCTTATCGCTATGCTGGCTGCTATTGCGGTTTTCAGAGCTAGCGGAGCCCTGGATTTCCTACTGGATGGCATACGTTATCTCGTTGAGTTGGCCGGACTGGATAGTGATTTTATCCCCGCCTTGCCTACCGCCCTTATCAAACCTTTTAGCGGCAGTGGTGCGCGCGCCATGATGATAGAAACCATGCAGCATTATGGAGCCAATTCGTTCCCTGCTTTCGTCTCTTCGGTCATTCAGGGAAGCACCGAAACAACCCTCTACGTAGTGGCCCTCTATTATGGCTCAGTTGGCATTAAACAAGTCAGGCATACTATTGGCTGTGGCTTATTGGCCGATTTAGCAGGAGTTTTAGCCGGTATTTGGGTCAGTTATTGGTTTTTTGCTTAG
- a CDS encoding NAD(P)H-dependent oxidoreductase: MSEGVFMVKILAFAGSLRKDSWNKKLLNIAVGGVRKSGAEITVIDLKDYPLPLYDQEIEDASGIPAKAMELKTLFKQHDALLLACPEYNSSITGVLKNTIDWVSRPVKGEEDLAAFKNKLALLISASPGALGGLRGLVHVRSILGNLGVTVLPQQRAIGKCTEAFADDGTLKDANAQQAVEALGEQLAERTQKWVD, encoded by the coding sequence ATGAGTGAGGGTGTTTTTATGGTGAAGATTTTGGCATTTGCAGGAAGCCTGCGTAAAGATTCGTGGAATAAGAAACTATTGAATATTGCCGTGGGTGGAGTGAGAAAATCGGGAGCCGAAATCACGGTTATTGATTTAAAAGATTATCCTCTTCCACTCTACGACCAAGAGATCGAAGATGCTAGCGGAATTCCGGCAAAGGCCATGGAACTCAAAACACTGTTTAAACAACATGACGCATTGTTGCTGGCATGTCCGGAATATAACAGCTCAATCACTGGTGTTCTTAAGAATACCATTGACTGGGTTTCCCGTCCAGTTAAGGGAGAAGAGGATTTAGCTGCGTTTAAAAATAAACTGGCATTGCTGATAAGTGCCTCTCCTGGTGCACTAGGCGGGTTACGTGGATTGGTGCATGTGCGATCGATATTAGGTAATCTTGGCGTAACCGTATTGCCCCAGCAAAGGGCTATCGGCAAATGCACAGAGGCTTTTGCTGATGACGGAACATTGAAAGATGCCAACGCTCAGCAGGCAGTTGAGGCATTAGGGGAGCAATTGGCAGAACGGACCCAAAAATGGGTTGACTAG
- a CDS encoding gamma-glutamyl-gamma-aminobutyrate hydrolase family protein, whose protein sequence is MHKTKTKPLIGVTLNWQENGDYSPYPYFVMREHYFQMVVKAGGVPVAIPFEPDVINQYIDYMDGFIFPGGDFALDPTWYVSIQEKSPYLSSPRLEFEKAIISKAMQNDKPFLGICAGMQIMAGLLGCKLTSDVMRFTGTHIDHRDAKPRHEVGHNVKIVTGTLLANIVESLEFGVNTSHREGVVTVPAEVVISATATDGVIEAIEMKDKQFAIGVQWHPEFFGNDNNPHFKLFQRLVEAAKEVKVR, encoded by the coding sequence ATGCATAAGACCAAGACTAAACCATTGATCGGTGTTACCCTTAACTGGCAGGAGAACGGAGATTACTCTCCTTATCCTTATTTTGTGATGCGTGAGCATTATTTTCAAATGGTCGTCAAAGCCGGTGGGGTTCCTGTCGCCATCCCTTTTGAGCCTGATGTTATCAATCAGTATATCGATTATATGGATGGCTTTATTTTTCCTGGGGGCGATTTTGCGTTGGATCCAACCTGGTATGTAAGCATTCAGGAAAAATCACCTTATTTATCGTCACCAAGGCTGGAATTTGAAAAAGCCATTATCAGCAAAGCGATGCAAAACGATAAGCCTTTCTTAGGCATTTGTGCCGGTATGCAAATTATGGCCGGCTTGCTTGGCTGTAAATTAACATCAGACGTCATGCGTTTTACTGGGACACACATTGATCATCGTGATGCAAAACCCCGTCACGAAGTAGGACATAACGTGAAGATCGTTACTGGGACGTTGTTGGCCAATATCGTTGAATCTTTAGAATTTGGGGTGAACACATCGCATCGGGAAGGCGTTGTTACCGTTCCTGCTGAAGTTGTTATTAGCGCAACGGCAACCGATGGTGTTATTGAAGCTATTGAAATGAAAGATAAGCAATTTGCCATCGGTGTCCAATGGCATCCAGAATTTTTTGGAAATGACAATAATCCGCATTTTAAATTGTTTCAACGTCTGGTAGAGGCAGCCAAGGAGGTTAAGGTACGTTAA
- a CDS encoding glycine zipper 2TM domain-containing protein: MSVIVLFGITACAPTANYGYNGNGYGGGYQAAGTKSTIGGLAGAATGAIVGSNIGKGKGRIANIAVGTLLGAVVGHEVGASLDRADQLYLQQTSARTFESNPTGVSSTWSNPDSGHSGTITPVRTYEQGGRYCREFNQKIQIGGKVQSGYGTACRMPDGSWEVQS; encoded by the coding sequence ATGAGTGTGATCGTGCTCTTTGGCATTACGGCGTGTGCTCCAACAGCCAATTATGGTTATAATGGTAATGGTTATGGCGGAGGTTATCAGGCAGCAGGCACTAAATCCACTATCGGTGGTTTGGCAGGAGCGGCTACAGGCGCTATTGTTGGGTCTAACATCGGTAAAGGCAAGGGGCGTATTGCCAATATTGCGGTAGGTACGTTACTGGGTGCTGTGGTTGGACATGAGGTTGGTGCATCACTTGACCGTGCAGACCAGCTTTATTTGCAACAAACATCTGCCAGAACCTTTGAGAGTAACCCTACTGGTGTTTCTTCTACATGGTCTAATCCCGACTCTGGACATAGTGGAACCATTACTCCCGTTCGAACCTATGAACAAGGGGGCAGATATTGCCGTGAGTTCAATCAAAAAATCCAAATTGGTGGTAAAGTCCAATCTGGTTATGGAACGGCTTGCAGGATGCCTGATGGATCCTGGGAAGTTCAATCCTAA
- a CDS encoding response regulator transcription factor produces MKILIVEDDKTIAEQLCDYLREAGFVVHVENDGEVGHYEGEAGQYDAILLDLGLPTMDGVSILEKWRKAKITTPVLIITARTSKMEVIRGLEQGADDYITKPFDMEEVAARIRSTIRRARGQGATQAVYKNVTYDMRSGRVFVNGVPAKLTRTEFLIVQYLFINQGKLVPLNELIDHTYEDFDNDSSIIARHVANIRKKIGHEIIMTETNRGYYVPKEPGGE; encoded by the coding sequence ATGAAGATACTAATCGTTGAGGATGATAAAACCATCGCTGAACAGCTTTGCGATTATCTGAGAGAAGCTGGTTTTGTCGTGCATGTCGAAAATGATGGTGAAGTAGGGCATTATGAAGGGGAGGCCGGACAATATGATGCTATTTTATTAGACCTTGGTTTGCCTACGATGGATGGTGTATCGATATTAGAAAAATGGCGTAAAGCCAAAATCACCACCCCTGTTTTAATCATTACGGCAAGAACCAGTAAAATGGAAGTGATTCGCGGTTTAGAACAGGGCGCCGATGATTATATCACCAAACCATTTGATATGGAGGAGGTTGCGGCCAGAATCCGTTCTACCATTCGCAGAGCAAGGGGGCAGGGGGCAACGCAGGCCGTTTATAAAAATGTTACTTATGATATGCGTAGTGGTAGGGTATTCGTCAATGGCGTACCAGCCAAATTGACCCGTACCGAATTTTTGATTGTCCAATATTTATTTATCAACCAGGGTAAATTAGTGCCGTTGAATGAATTGATTGATCATACCTATGAAGATTTTGATAATGATTCGAGCATCATTGCCAGGCATGTGGCCAATATCCGCAAGAAAATTGGCCATGAAATCATTATGACTGAAACGAACCGGGGTTATTATGTTCCAAAAGAACCAGGCGGTGAATAA